In Neisseria perflava, the DNA window AATCAAACCGCCGGCGACCGGCTCGGGAATATTGAAGTCTCTTAAGAATTTGATTTTTTGAACCAGAAATTTACCAACCAGCAACACGAGCGTGGCGGCAATCAGTGTGTAATAACTGTTGAATTCCCATTCCATGTTGTTTCACCTCCTAGAAATGTTTTTCCGAGCATCCGTTTTTGTTCCGGATGTAGTGTGTTTCAACGCTTGGCGTTATCCGCCGAGTGTCATGGTATTGATGCGCGGACAAGGTGTTTTCAGAAAGAAATGAAAACGATGACGTGTCCGTGAAAAATAACTGGCAAATATTAGGGGAATAGTTAAAGATTGTCAAAAAATGCGAGTGTAAATCTTTTCAGACGGCCTTTTGTCCGATGGCATGATGCGCTTCGCGGCGCCATTGTTCTAATAGGGATGTTAAAGATTCGGCCGAAGTGTGGCCGTTGCCGATGGCGGCCTGCAGCCAGTAGCAGGCGGTCGGAACATGACAGCCGACACCTTGTCCGTGATAGTAAAAACAGGCGAGGTGGTATTGGGCGGAAGGGTGGTTTTGTTCGGCAGCGATGGCGTACCAGTGTGCAGCCGCCCGAGGGTCTTGCGCTGTGCCGAGGCCGTAATGGTAGATGCGGCCTAAGGCTGCCGCCGCGTTTTTGTGGTGGAATTCGGCCGCTTCCATGTAATTCTTGCGCGCGGCATTGTAGTCTGCGGGACGGCCGATGGCGTGGGCTTGTGCTTCCGCCAAACGGTATGTGGTTTCGGTTTGTTGCTGTTGCAGGGCGGCTGTTTTGATTTGTTCGTATTGTTGCGGATGGTACAGCGCGGCGTCGCTGATGAGTTTTTGTGCGGCGGCGGCAGAACCCAGCGCGGCGGCCCGGTGGTAGTAATCATGCGCGATATGGTTGTCGGCTTTGATGCCGAGGCCGTAGCGGTAGAGGTCGCCCATGATTTTTAGGGCTTCAGGATAGTCTTTCTCGGCAGCGGCTTTGGCATAGTGCGCCGCTTGGAACGGGTCGCGTTCGGAAAGTTCGCCGGTCAGGGCGTATTGGGCCAGCTTGGCCTGTGCTTTCGCGTGTTCCTTATCGGCGGCACGACGATACCATTCTAAGGCTTCAGGTTTGTGTTGGGTGGCAAGAAGGTCGGCCAGCAGGGTTTGTGCGGCGATGTGGCCGGCTTGCGCGGCTTGTTCGAGATAATGTTCGGCTTGTCCGTGGTTTGGACTGACACCTGTGCCGTAGAAGTAGATTTGACCGAGTTGCCAGCAGGCGGCAGTCACGCCGAGCGCGGCCGCTTTTTCGTATTGTTCGATGGCTGTCGCAATGTCGCCTTGGCGTTGGTGATGGCGTGCCAGATGGTAATATGCAGGCGCGGCATATCGGGCGGTAGCAAGCTCCGCCCAGTAAAGGGATTGTGGATTGTTGCGCTGCGCGTGGTAACGCATGAGGATTAATTGGGCTTCAAGATGACCTTGCTCACCCAGCCAGGCGTAGTCGTTGAGAAGCTGTCCTGTTGGGGTACCGTTGTGTTCGCGTTGTTGCAGCAGGGTAAAGAGTGCCTTAGGATGGCGTTGGGCCGCGGCGGCTTCCAGCCATGGAAGTGCCTGCTCCGGATGACCATTTTGCAGCAGATGATTGCCCAATACAAAAGCAGCTTCCGTATAACC includes these proteins:
- a CDS encoding tetratricopeptide repeat protein; the protein is MTAAPDILYRQAAALLEQSNTAQALPLLQQAAEQGYTEAAFVLGNHLLQNGHPEQALPWLEAAAAQRHPKALFTLLQQREHNGTPTGQLLNDYAWLGEQGHLEAQLILMRYHAQRNNPQSLYWAELATARYAAPAYYHLARHHQRQGDIATAIEQYEKAAALGVTAACWQLGQIYFYGTGVSPNHGQAEHYLEQAAQAGHIAAQTLLADLLATQHKPEALEWYRRAADKEHAKAQAKLAQYALTGELSERDPFQAAHYAKAAAEKDYPEALKIMGDLYRYGLGIKADNHIAHDYYHRAAALGSAAAAQKLISDAALYHPQQYEQIKTAALQQQQTETTYRLAEAQAHAIGRPADYNAARKNYMEAAEFHHKNAAAALGRIYHYGLGTAQDPRAAAHWYAIAAEQNHPSAQYHLACFYYHGQGVGCHVPTACYWLQAAIGNGHTSAESLTSLLEQWRREAHHAIGQKAV